One Malassezia restricta chromosome VI, complete sequence genomic region harbors:
- a CDS encoding pyruvate dehydrogenase kinase 2/3/4: protein MVIFGRNANPGTLYLAGSFLMDELPVRLAHRVKDLQELPDNMSDMPSIIKVKNWYAQSFEELVSFPQPHLPESLQQKLYRASLQDMDTDQLPATPNPSLQENASLDDGLSKAHLTVNSKRAENMNTRRRPMLSYGIQAQMDDVEWPLSLIEFNNSFTRCLERVKHRHDAVVVTLAQGILEYKRAKGGDEDKAGMQTFLDRFHMSRIGIRMLIGQHIALGRSCMAPKKGALNYLATQATKGAISDVSGTEPEKFVGIICTNTNVGAVAHEAIENARFVCEEHYGLFRAPPVQLVCPPNLMFMYMPSHLNHMIFELMKNSLRAVVERYGVEREDHYPPIKVIVVEGKEDITIKISDEGGGIPRSEVPLVWTYTYTTARPDDLDPDFQTSDFLAPMAGFGYGLPLARLYARYFGGDLKLISMEGYGTDVYLHLNRLSSSSEPLP, encoded by the coding sequence ATGGTCATCTTTGGACGGAATGCCAATCCTGGCACATTATACCTTGCGGGTTCGTTCTTGATGGACGAACTACCTGTTCGTCTAGCACACCGTGTCAAGGATTTGCAAGAGCTTCCGGACAATATGTCCGACATGCCTTCGATTATCAAAGTCAAAAATTGGTACGCGCAGTCGTTTGAGGAACTCGTGTCATTCCCTCAACCGCACTTGCCTGAGTCATTGCAGCAAAAGTTGTACAGGGCATCACTTCAAGATATGGACACCGATCAACTACCTGCGACACCGAACCCTAGTCTACAAGAAAATGCGTCACTAGACGATGGTCTGTCCAAGGCGCACCTCACAGTCAACAGCAAACGTGCCGAGAATATGAATACACGGCGACGCCCGATGCTCAGCTACGGGATCCAAGCACAAATGGACGACGTGGAATGGCCTTTGTCTTTGATTGAATTCAATAACAGTTTCACGCGGTGCCTGGAGCGTGTTAAACACCGACACGATGCAGTGGTCGTGACATTAGCCCAGGGCATTTTGGAATACAAGCGGGCGAAGGGCGGCGATGAAGATAAGGCAGGTATGCAAACGTTCCTCGACCGTTTCCATATGTCTCGTATTGGCATCCGCATGCTCATTGGGCAGCACATTGCGCTCGGTCGATCGTGTATGGCGCCCAAGAAGGGCGCTCTCAACTATTTAGCGACACAGGCTACCAAAGGTGCGATCAGTGACGTGAGCGGCACGGAGCCAGAGAAATTCGTGGGGATCATATGCACGAATACCAACGTGGGCGCGGTAGCTCACGAGGCGATCGAGAATGCCCGGTTTGTGTGTGAGGAACACTATGGCCTGTTTCGTGCACCGCCTGTGCAACTGGTGTGCCCTCCAAATCTCATGTTTATGTATATGCCCAGCCACCTAAACCACATGATATTTGAGCTCATGAAAAATTCGCTGCGTGCGGTGGTCGAGCGCTACGGCGTAGAGCGTGAGGATCACTATCCACCGATCAAGGTCATTGTTGTGGAAGGCAAAGAAGACATTACGATTAAAATCAGCGACGAAGGAGGTGGTATCCCCCGCAGCGAAGTCCCTTTAGTGTGGACGTACACGTATACCACGGCTCGGCCGGACGACTTGGACCCGGACTTCCAGACGTCCGACTTCCTTGCTCCTATGGCTGGCTTCGGCTACGGCCTTCCGCTCGCGCGTTTGTACGCCCGCTACTTTGGCGGCGACCTTAAGCTTATCTCGATGGAAGGCTACGGCACAGATGTCTACCTGCACTTGAATCGCCTCTCTAGCAGTAGCGAACCGCTCCCTTAG
- a CDS encoding F-type H+-transporting ATPase subunit b has translation MASRIASRSAQAATRRVLSASVPRQAVMPASMMTSTPTRFYSDKPTPEAKATSIIDSLPGNSLISKTTWVTLGAGLTAFGVSNELYVANDETVILAGFLIFATLLGRSVAKPYTNWADSTIAKISGILNEARSGHTQAIQTRIDSVNEKKDVVDVTKGLYDLAKETVQAEKEAFELKQKTQLAAEVKQVLDSWVRYEAQERDAEQRLLTETVIEKVTQTLRDDKTQKQILDGAVAEIEQLVKSKKI, from the exons ATGGCCTCTCGGATCGCTTCCCGCAGCGCGCAGG CTGCGACTCGCCGCGTTCTCTCCGCTTCggtgccgcgccaggccgTGATGCCCGCTTCGATGATGACAAGCACTCC TACTCGCTTCTACTCTGACA AGCCGACGCCTGAGGCCAAGGCTACGTCCATCATTGACTCGCTCCCAGGCAACAGCCTCATCTCAAAGACGACGTGGGTGACGCTCGGTGCCGGTCTCACTGCCTTTGGCGTATCGAATGAGCTCTACGTTGCCAACGATGAGACCGTGATCCTTGCTGGCTTCCTGATTTTCGCCACGCTTCTTGGACGTAGCGTGGCCAAGCCCTACACCAACTGGGCTGACTCGACGATCGCCAAGATTTCCGGCATCCTGAACGAAGCTCGTTCGGGTCACACACAGGCTATCCAGACTCGTATTGACTCGGTTAACGAGAAGAAAGACGTTGTCGATGTGACCAAGGGTCTCTACGATCTTGCCAAGGAGACCGTGCAGGCCGAGAAGGAGGCCTTTGAGTTGAAGCAAAAGACACAGCTTGCCGCCGAGGTGAAGCAGGTGCTAGACAGCTGGGTGCGCTACGAGGCCCAGGAGCGTGACGCTGAGCAGCGTCTCCTGACTGAAACCGTTATTGAGAAGGTTACAcagacgctgcgcgacgacAAGACTCAAAAGCAGATCCTCGACGGTGCTGTGGCTGAGATTGAAC AGCTTGTGAAGAGCAAGAAGATCTAA
- a CDS encoding cyclin-dependent kinase 7 → MASRETQELNDKVRSKYEKIDKIGEGTFASVFLARDAETGAKVAIKKLKVAAAGTRDGIDITAMREFKFLKELQHPNIVALLDVFSSGASTQSINLVLEYLNTDLEAIIKDRSLLFRESDIKSWMNMLCRGIEYCHRNWCLHRDLKPGNLLVSPSGELKIADFGLARECGDPGARMTSQVVTRWYRAPELLLGSRAYSAAVDMWAVGCIFAELMLRTPYLPGESDAAQLTTIFRALGTPTSADWPQHQSLPLYRPFEQFPKQNLSLLFTAASPESLDFLSQCLRYDPLRRLRSSEALQHDYFRTGVLPTSPVNLPRPASSIPTATEAKEETLPVPQDAPTTGTTAGQKRTLTEEEIAKRRRLAHLVAFS, encoded by the coding sequence ATGGCCAGTAGAGAGACGCAGGAACTGAACGACAAGGTACGCTCTAAGTATGAAAAAATCGACAAGATCGGTGAAGGTACCTTTGCCTCCGTATTTCTGGCACGGGATGCGGAAACTGGCGCCAAAGTAGCTATCAAAAAGCTCAAagtggctgctgctgggACGCGTGACGGCATTGATATTACGGCTATGCGCGAGTTCAAATTCCTCAAAGAACTTCAGCACCCTAATATTGTGGCCTTGCTGGATGTATTTTCATCAGGAGCATCCACACAATCCATTAATCTTGTGCTTGAATACCTCAACACAGATCTAGAAGCTATAATCAAGGACCGCTCTCTACTGTTTCGAGAGAGCGATATCAAAAGCTGGATGAATATGCTTTGTCGGGGTATCGAATACTGCCACAGGAATTGGTGCCTTCATCGCGATTTAAAGCCTGGTAACTTGCTCGTATCGCCTAGCGGTGAGCTCAAAATTGCTGACTTTGGTTTGGCAAGAGAATGCGGCGATCCTGGTGCTCGGATGACGTCACAGGTCGTGACACGTTGGTATCGTGCTCCTGAGCTCTTGTTGGGCAGTCGAGCGTATTCAGCTGCTGTTGACATGTGGGCTGTGGGATGCATTTTTGCTGAACTCATGCTTCGTACACCGTACCTACCAGGCGAATCCGATGCCGCTCAGCTTACCACTATTTTCCGTGCTCTTGGTACGCCCACGAGTGCTGATTGGCCTCAGCACCAGTCCCTTCCCCTCTACCGACCGTTTGAGCAATTTCCCAAGCAAAACCTATCTCTCTTATTTACCGCTGCGTCGCCCGAATCGCTTGACTTTTTGAGCCAATGCCTGCGCTATGATCCACTTCGTCGGCTTCGCTCCtccgaggcgctgcagcacgactACTTCCGTACAGGTGTTTTGCCTACATCACCTGTTAACCTGCCCAGGCCCGCATCGTCTATACCAACTGCCACTGAAGCCAAGGAGGAAACTCTTCCTGTACCCCAAGACGCACCAACAACAGGCACCACCGCCGGCCAAAAGCGAACACTGACCGAAGAAGAGATTGCCAAGCGTCGTCGCCTTGCACACCTAGTGGCATTTTCATAA
- a CDS encoding Rab5 GDP/GTP exchange factor — translation MEREQDLQSEPVENEQVANEQKVSESVVGADHPGQLNDTTPNKPEPREDTSSQETTPTARANDKGKERSIDPVPPEESNTYTSKRAQVPTEKPFDFNRFLEQMKHKSAVPVNEYVRSFFRGFTRRPYKPDEQAKLIFDFLDFIAARMLEATVFAELPPREFDQATEAMEKLVMNRLYTYTFPPAIAMEGRWTVQTDDLERDRVLSERIRLFAWVREEQLDVKKGQHSERFYIFAAQELNKVNHYKAPRDKMICILNCCKVIFGLIRHLGSDESADAFMPLLILVVLRANPPNLISNWEYIQRFRSPPRRSSESEYYLSSLAGAIAFIEQMDHTTLSHTTQLELDERIQREAARMEEEAAEKSESTSRPFSVTASMAAVSLADDTRAFIQRTGEAARHGLNRLFTERPDMIGSEMQPMPSTRVASQPETPAPSTIPNSKPARGEAPNAPLRGPVSSPMLPDSPASVSTPHTRTDAVPRWRSGLVPRFGEDEDDDLRDSPSHHVAAIRYAEEDQSLVAGEEHQDEEEVSVDVSVAIQTLQSIFPQADSSVLQLVLEECGYHVETSIDRLLEMT, via the coding sequence ATGGAGCGAGAACAAGATCTCCAAAGTGAGCCTGTTGAGAATGAGCAGGTCGCTAATGAACAGAAAGTCTCTGAGTCTGTCGTGGGAGCAGATCATCCTGGACAGTTGAATGATACCACTCCCAATAAGCCTGAACCTAGAGAAGACACGAGTTCACAAGAAACAACTCCTACGGCCCGTGCCAATGACAAGGGTAAGGAGAGATCTATCGATCCCGTGCCACCTGAGGAAAGTAATACTTATACATCAAAGCGAGCTCAGGTACCTACTGAGAAGCCTTTTGACTTTAATCGGTTTCTCGAGCAAATGAAGCATAAGAGCGCTGTGCCTGTCAACGAGTACGTTAGGAGTTTTTTCCGCGGCTTCACGAGGCGCCCTTACAAGCCAGATGAACAGGCGAAACTGATTTTCGACTTTCTCGACTTTATTGCTGCGCGTATGCTTGAAGCGACTGTATTTGCAGAGCTGCCACCGAGAGAGTTTGATCAAGCAACTGAAGCCATGGAAAAACTCGTGATGAATCGCCTGTATACCTATACTTTTCCGCCTGCCATTGCGATGGAGGGTCGTTGGACGGTACAGACTGACGATTTAGAACGTGACCGTGTCTTATCAGAACGCATTCGCTTGTTTGCTTGGGTGCGTGAAGAACAATTGGACGTCAAAAAAGGCCAGCACTCGGAGCGGTTCTACATTTttgcggcgcaggagctcAACAAGGTCAACCACTACAAAGCGCCTCGTGATAAAATGATTTGTATTCTCAACTGCTGTAAAGTAATCTTTGGACTGATTCGACACCTTGGCTCTGATGAGAGTGCCGATGCTTTCATGCCATTGTTGATTTTGGTGGTACTGCGTGCAAATCCACCCAACTTGATTTCGAATTGGGAGTACATTCAGCGCTTTCGCAGTCCACCACGCCGGTCAAGCGAGTCAGAATATTATTTGTCGAGTCTTGCCGGTGCTATTGCCTTTATTGAGCAGATGGATCACACGACACTCTCCCACACTACACAACTTGAGCTCGATGAGCGTATTCAGCGCGAGGCAGCCCGTATGGAGGAGGAAGCAGCCGAGAAAAGTGAGTCAACATCGCGGCCCTTCTCAGTCACAGCCTCCATGGCCGCCGTATCGTTGGCCGACGACACTCGTGCCTTTATCCAGCGCACCGGCGAAGCAGCGCGTCATGGTCTGAATCGCCTCTTTACAGAACGTCCTGACATGATTGGTTCTGAAATGCAACCTATGCCATCTACGCGAGTTGCCTCTCAGCCAGAAACGCCGGCTCCCTCGACCATACCCAACTCGAAGCCTGCGCGTGGCGAGGCACCAAATGCGCCACTACGTGGTCCTGTGTCGAGTCCTATGCTGCCAGATTCGCCTGCGTCTGTATCCACACCGCATACCCGAACGGatgccgtgccgcgctggcgCAGTGGGCTTGTACCTCGTTTTGGTGAAgatgaggatgacgacTTGCGCGATTCGCCGTCGCATCATGTGGCCGCTATACGCTACGCTGAAGAAGACCAGTCGTTAGTGGCAGGCGAGGAACACcaagacgaagaagaggtATCAGTTGACGTCTCTGTGGCCATACAAACACTGCAGTCGATCTTCCCACAAGCTGATTCGTCGGTCCTGCAACTCGTGCTGGAAGAATGTGGCTATCATGTAGAGACCTCGATTGACCGTCTGCTGGAAATGACATAG
- a CDS encoding nucleolar protein 12: MPREGSTGASAPSTASKGSFDAELDAMFSAPPPAQKPLLHEHDDHAEHGEEDHVDEDDDDDDEEGEDESIDDDKQEKSETLNQDANDEDNASSQEDGDWDEEKTAEMVLSGALDKKRKKKPTLEDENDTEEARNKRTIFLGNVPISAMTSRAVRKELQRHIVRVSPYPSCTEVVSLRFRSVSFRVPTSDMSGVSPGSAVGDKRRERARKFRELKGISEKEAPPPLTSEQKRKIAYINLDLNERADSVNAYVRLGDPSLVHKHKQASNALEEKLTGPILTTLLARALDNTLFHERHLRADVVQSLDMHEIVDAELDKVMLPDGTPLSHRSASTIDPKRTIFVGNLDFEAHEEEVRGLFEKLMCEERGPPPEVTSHAVRLDGTPVHTEPLPGEWVQSVRIVRDKATQLGKGFAYVKFVDPLCVDEMVALAEAEEAFVAAGRPQISRQGEVQSAKKINLQEGQEFRRRIKLHKRALRVSRCKATTGDERKRRRPVSDAPKTPNKRSIPESLARSRSSGAPTPNGSSPTLARPGRAKAAYLATLSKEQRDLAKKSDPERQARRLQKKHEKKQAHKLTSKVGQGRERVKLPQRGAAKKMTRAKGKAA, from the coding sequence ATGCCGCGTGAAGGATCCACGggcgcatcagcgcctAGTACAGCCTCAAAGGGGTCTTTTGATGCTGAActcgatgccatgtttTCAGCACCGCCCCCTGCCCAGAAGCCCCTCCTCCATGAGCACGACGATCATGCCGAACATGGTGAGGAAGACCatgtggacgaggacgacgacgacgacgacgaagagggAGAAGACGAATCCATCGATGACGACAAACAAGAAAAAAGTGAAACATTGAATCAAGATGCAAACGACGAGGACAATGCATCGTCTCAGGAAGACGGTGATTGGGACGAAGAAAAGACAGCAGAGATGGTGTTGAGTGGCGCATTGGACAAGAAGCGCAAAAAGAAGCCCACACTCGAAGACGAAAATGACACAGAAGAAGCACGGAACAAGCGCACTATATTCTTGGGTAACGTGCCCATATCTGCTATGACGAGTCGTGCTGTCCGCAAAGAGCTGCAACGACACATTGTGCGTGTTTCGCCCTACCCATCGTGCACAGAAGTTGTATCACTCCGTTTTCGAAGCGTTTCTTTCCGTGTCCCGACGTCTGACATGTCTGGCGTGTCCCCTGGCTCGGCTGTGGGAGATAAGCGGCGTGAACGAGCACGTAAATTCCGTGAGCTGAAAGGCATCTCTGAAAAAGAGGCACCCCCACCCCTTACATCAGAGCAGAAACGCAAAATCGCGTATATTAATCTGGACCTGAATGAGCGCGCAGATAGCGTGAATGCATATGTGCGCTTGGGAGATCCCTCTCTGGTACATAAACACAAGCAAGCATCGAATGCACTGGAGGAGAAACTCACTGGTCCCATCCTGACGACGCTTCTtgctcgtgcgctggaTAATACCCTATTTCATGAACGACACTTGCGGGCGGATGTGGTACAATCCTTGGACATGCACGAGATCGTCGACGCTGAACTTGACAAGGTGATGCTCCCTGACGGCACTCCCCTGAGTCACCGGAGCGCTAGTACGATTGATCCCAAACGCACGATTTTCGTGGGAAATCTGGACTTTGAGGCACATGAAGAGGAAGTGCGTGGACTGTTCGAAAAGCTCATGTGCGAGGAACGTGGACCACCGCCCGAAGTCACTTCTCATGCTGTTCGACTTGATGGCACTCCCGTTCACACGGAGCCATTGCCTGGTGAATGGGTTCAGAGTGTGCGTATTGTGCGCGATAAAGCAACGCAGCTTGGAAAGGGCTTTGCGTACGTAAAGTTCGTTGATCCGCTGTGCGTGGATGAAATGGTGGCTTTAGCTGAAGCTGAGGAAGCTTTTGTGGCTGCTGGACGGCCTCAGATCTCGCGACAAGGGGAAGTCCAAAGTGCTAAAAAAATCAACCTCCAAGAAGGCCAAGAGTTCCGTCGACGCATCAAGCTCCATAAGCGAGCGTTGCGTGTGTCGCGATGCAAGGCCACGACCGGTGATGAGCGcaagcggcggcggcccGTGTCGGACGCACCGAAGACACCCAACAAGCGGTCCATACCGGAAAGCCTGGCTCGCTCCCGATCGAGCGGAGCTCCTACTCCGAATGGCTCGTCTCCCACGCTGGCGCGGCCCGGTAGAGCCAAAGCAGCGTACTTGGCCACATTGTCCAAGGAGCAACGCGATCTGGCCAAGAAATCAGATCCCGAGCGCCAGGCTCGACGTCTGCAAAAGAAGCATGAAAAGAAGCAAGCGCACAAACTGACGTCGAAGGTGGGCCAAGGTCGTGAACGCGTAAAGCTTCCACAGCGTGGCGCGGCCAAAAAAATGACGAGGGCTAAAGGCAAAGCAGCGTGA
- a CDS encoding hydroxymethylglutaryl-CoA synthase, whose product MERPTNIGIKAIEVYFPKRCISEDELEDFDGVSKGKYTIGFGQQYMAFTDDREDINSFALTTVSNLLEKYHIDPKSIGRIDVGTETIIDKSKSVKTVLMDLFEKHGNTDIEGIDSKNACYGGTAALFNAVNWMESSSWDGRDALVFAGDIAIYAEGSARPVGGAGSVAMLIGPDAPLVLEPIHGSHMSNMWDFYKPDLSSEYPQVDGPQTLYAYLGSIDKAYDAFRLKYAKMAEKKGLPTFEKKSSDERTAFTMDQVDFAILHSPYAKLVQKGFARLFFNDYLVDAASEKYASIPQEFKEVDRHQSIMNKDLEKTFMAWSKSAMASKLEPGMTTVRRCGNMYSGSLYGGLASLVSNVPDTDLQGKRVLMYSFGSGCAASIFTIRVAGSTENIRQTLNLEARLQNMQIVSPSAYVDALQTREKTHNAVSYEPKGSLEDIWPHSYYLKNVDEKFRRFYEKRSI is encoded by the coding sequence ATGGAACGCCCTACCAACATTGGTATCAAGGCCATCGAGGTGTATTTTCCCAAGCGCTGCATCTCAGAGGATGAACTTGAGGATTTTGATGGCGTATCCAAGGGCAAGTACACCATCGGCTTCGGTCAGCAATACATGGCCTTCACAGACGACCGCGAAGACATTAACTCGTTTGCGCTGACGACCGTGTCCAACCTGCTTGAAAAATACCATATCGACCCAAAGTCGATTGGTCGTATTGATGTCGGCACAGAGACCATCATTGACAAGTCCAAGTCGGTCAAAACAGTGCTGATGGACCTGTTTGAAAAACACGGCAACACCGACATTGAAGGTATTGATTCCAAGAACGCGTGCTACGGTGGCACGGCCGCACTTTTTAATGCAGTGAACTGGATGGAGAGCAGCAGCTGGGATggtcgcgacgcgcttgtgTTTGCTGGTGACATTGCCATCTATGCCGAGGGCAGTGCGCGCCCAGTCGGCGGTGCAGGCTCCGTGGCCATGCTCATCGGACCCGATGCGCCTCTCGTGTTGGAACCGATTCACGGCTCGCACATGTCAAACATGTGGGACTTCTACAAGCCCGACCTTTCGTCGGAGTACCCCCAGGTCGATGGACCACAGACGCTTTATGCCTACCTGGGCTCCATTGATAAGGCCTACGATGCCTTCCGCCTCAAATACGCCAAGATGGCTGAGAAGAAAGGCCTACCCACCTTTGAGAAAAAGTCGTCGGATGAACGCACTGCCTTCACGATGGACCAAGTTGACTTTGCTATTTTGCACAGTCCCTACGCTAAACTCGTGCAAAAAGGCTTTGCGCGTCTTTTCTTCAACGACTATTTGGTGGACGCAGCCAGCGAAAAGTATGCCTCCATCCCACAGGAGTTCAAAGAAGTGGACCGCCATCAGAGCATCATGAACAAGGACTTGGAAAAAACATTCATGGCATGGAGCAAgtcggccatggcatccaAGCTCGAGCCAGGTATGACGacggtgcgccgctgcggTAATATGTATTCGGGGTCCCTATACGGCGGCCTCGCCTCGCTCGTCTCTAACGTGCCTGACACAGATCTCCAGGGCAAGCGCGTACTCATGTACTCGTTTGGCTCaggctgcgccgcgtccattTTCACAATCCGCGTGGCTGGATCCACGGAGAATATTCGCCAGACGCTGAATCTGGAAGCGCGTCTCCAGAACATGCAGATTGTCTCCCCATCTGCTTacgtggatgcgctgcagacACGCGAAAAGACGCACAATGCTGTCAGTTATGAGCCGAAAGGCAGCCTCGAGGATATCTGGCCCCACTCATACTACCTCAAGAATGTGGATGAAAAGTTCCGTCGTTTCTATGAAAAAAGGTCCATCTAG
- a CDS encoding AAA family ATPase, whose translation MPPPSLQGTTEALPVHIRTASASAADDTRVLVRADALKRSGIPTGAHVLLRSTHAPTPLWAGTVWPDFDAQAPGVSVSSLSADPLGRDVIVACVRDAPTVPRLTVALDTAPTPLLHALLMHTLVDMGAVALDRAWRITLLGHVYEARPLRPSNATSDVVLVTRDTHLTLEETAQAAPLVDASAYHALGGLDTQIAAIRTLIELPLTQPQLFAQYGLTPPRGVLLYGPPGTGKTSLARTVAASLHAHVLTINGPELSSVYHGETESKLRAVFESAASHARSIIIMDEIDALAPRRDGDASLHAEGAGEVERRVVATLLTLLDGIESHHVVVIAATNRPNAVDPALRRPGRLDRDIEIGVPDSLARHAILQVMLKHVPHSLSEQDLNDLATRTHGYVGADLAALVREAGMATIARRLHAPLADSLASLSLTHSPDKVCMSDFSAAQNIVRPSAMREVFVETPKVTWDHIADDDDASIKRQVQECVEWPLKHAASFARLGIDPPRGALLYGPPGCSKTLTAKALARESGLNFLAVRGPELVSKYVGESERAIRDVFRRARTAAPSIVFFDELDAISGVRGMDQSAGSSDRMVASLLTEMDGIDAESHVVVVAATNRPECIDPALLRPGRIDRLLYVGMPNATVRERILTMRTKRMALDEDVDLRVVAELAMGCSGAEVVAICQEAGLCALKEDLSCTRISHRHFDKAARAMQRRITPSMLAHYEQWRQKMTL comes from the coding sequence ATGCCGCCACCGTCGCTGCAGGGGACCACCGAGGCGCTCCCCGTGCATATTcgcacggcgagcgcgagcgcagccGATGATACGCGCGTGCTGGTGCGAGCTGATGCCCTCAAACGGAGCGGGATCCCGACCGGTGCGCATGTGCTCCTCCGTTCGACACACGCCCCCACGCCGCTGTGGGCCGGCACGGTGTGGCCCGATTTTgatgcgcaggcgccaGGCGTGTCTGTGTCCAGCCTCTCGGCAGATCCCCTGGGCCGAGACGTGatcgtggcgtgcgtgcggGATGCACCGACCGTGCCGCGTCTGACGGTCGCCTTGGATACGGCCCCGACGCCCCTGCTGCACGCCTTGCTGAtgcacacgctcgtggATATGGGGGCCGTCGCCCTCGATAGAGCGTGGCGTATCACGCTGCTCGGGCATGTGTATGAGGCGCGACCGCTGCGCCCGTCCAacgcgacgagcgacgtggTCCTCGTGACGCGAGACACGCACTTGACCCTCGAGGAAACGGCGcaagcggcgccgctcgtcgatgccTCGGCGTACCACGCCCTCGGCGGTCTCGACACACAGATCGCCGCGATACGCACGCTCATCGAGCTGCCCCTCACGCAGCCGCAGCTCTTTGCGCAGTACGGCCTCACTCCGCCGCGTGGTGTGCTGCTGTACGGCCCACCCGGCACAGGCAAAACGTCGCTGGCACGGACCGtcgccgcctcgctgcacgcgcacgtACTCACGATAAATGGCCCTGAACTCTCCTCCGTGTACCACGGCGAGACCGAGTccaagctgcgcgccgtctTTGAAAGTGCCGCGTCGCATGCACGCAGCATCATTATTATGGACGAAATTGACGCATTGGCACCGAGACGCGATGGCGATGCATCTCTGCATGCTGAGGGAGCAGGCGAAGTCGaacgacgcgtcgtcgcgacgctgctgacACTCCTAGACGGCATAGAGTCGCATCATGTCGTGGTGATCGCCGCTACGAATCGGCCCAATGCCGTCGATCCTGCGCTCCGTCGGCCTGGtcgcctcgatcgcgacATTGAGATCGGGGTACCAGACTcgctcgctcggcacgcgATTCTCCAAGTGATGCTCAAGCATGTGCCGCACTCGTTGTCCGAGCAGGATCTGAACGACTTGGCCACGCGGACGCACGGCTACGTCGGGGCCGACTTGGCCGCGCTGGTTCGCGAGGCAGGTATGGCCACGATAGCGCGCCGCCTACACGCGCCTTTGGCAGACTCGCTCGCGTCGCTTTCGCTCACGCACAGCCCCGACAAGGTGTGCATGTCCGACTTTAGCGCGGCGCAGAACATCGTACGGCCCTCCGCCATGCGCGAAGTGTTCGTCGAAACGCCCAAGGTGACATGGGATCATATTgccgatgacgacgacgcgaGCATCAAGCGGCAGGTCCAAGAGTGTGTCGAGTGGCCCCTGAAGCATGCCGCCTCGTTCGCCCGGCTCGGGATAGATCCACCCCGCGGTGCCTTGCTGTATGGGCCGCCTGGATGCAGCAAAACACTCACCGCCAAGGCACTCGCGCGCGAAAGTGGGCTCAACTTCCTTGCCGTGCGTGGCCCAGAGCTGGTGAGCAAGTACGTGGGCGAATCGGAGCGGGCGATCCGCGACGTGTttcgacgcgctcgcacgGCAGCCCCGTCAATTGTCTTTTTCGATGAACTCGATGCTATATCAGGCGTGCGCGGTATGGACCAGAGTGCAGGCTCAAGTGACCGCATGGTCGCGAGCCTGCTCACCGAAATGgacggcatcgatgccgagAGCCACGTCGTGGTCGTGGCGGCCACGAATCGGCCCGAATGCATTGACCCGGCTCTACTCCGCCCTGGCCGCATCGATCGTCTCTTGTACGTGGGCATGCCCAACGCCACCGTCCGCGAACGTATCTTAACGATGCGCACGAAACGCATGGCCCTGGATGAGGACGTCGATCTGCGCGTAGTCGCCGAGCTGGCCATGGGGTGCTCAGGCGCCGAAGTCGTCGCGATCTGTCAAGAAGCCGGCCTGTGCGCGCTAAAAGAAGATCTCTCGTGCACCCGCATCTCTCATAGGCACTTCGACAAGGCGGCACGTGCGATGCAACGTCGCATCACGCCGTCGATGCTGGCGCACTACGAGCAGTGGCGCCAGAAAATGACCCTGTAG